One window from the genome of Candidatus Atribacteria bacterium ADurb.Bin276 encodes:
- the lpxD gene encoding UDP-3-O-acylglucosamine N-acyltransferase — translation MSYIGGHLVGDPEFEVFGIGTIDNITSGDLVFLFHQQKITGFISSIPDVIVCREGIDIQAKNLIFVENPRLAFIQLLPKFYTQDYPEPGIHPTAFIHPQARVGERVSIGAGTHVESDAIIADDTIIFPQVYIGKGSQIGKSCLIFPQTVIRENCILGDRVILQSGVIIGGDGFGYERSGDVYLKVPHVGKVVLEDDVEVGANSTIDRATLGETRIGAGTKIDNLVMIAHNVKIGKNCIIVAQCGIAGSSSLGDDVIMAGQCGVVDHGKIGNRVRLAARTGVVNSIPDDQMVSGFPAQDHKIEMKEKVLLRKLPDLWQRIKNLEKKVFKS, via the coding sequence ATGTCTTACATCGGTGGTCACCTGGTTGGTGACCCCGAATTTGAAGTTTTTGGTATCGGTACTATAGATAATATAACTTCGGGGGATTTGGTATTTTTATTTCATCAGCAAAAAATAACCGGTTTTATTTCTTCGATCCCCGACGTTATTGTTTGTCGAGAAGGAATAGATATTCAAGCCAAAAATCTTATTTTCGTTGAAAATCCACGTTTAGCTTTTATTCAATTACTGCCCAAATTTTATACTCAAGATTATCCCGAACCAGGTATCCATCCAACGGCCTTTATACATCCTCAAGCAAGAGTTGGAGAAAGAGTGTCAATTGGCGCAGGAACACATGTCGAATCAGATGCCATTATTGCTGACGACACCATTATCTTTCCTCAGGTATACATAGGGAAGGGATCGCAGATTGGAAAAAGCTGTTTAATTTTTCCTCAGACGGTTATTCGAGAAAATTGTATCCTTGGTGATCGAGTGATTCTTCAAAGTGGAGTCATTATTGGTGGTGATGGCTTTGGTTATGAAAGATCTGGAGATGTTTATTTAAAAGTTCCCCATGTAGGCAAAGTAGTTTTGGAAGACGATGTCGAAGTTGGGGCAAATTCTACTATTGACCGTGCGACCTTAGGAGAAACCAGGATTGGAGCTGGTACCAAGATTGATAATTTGGTTATGATTGCCCACAATGTTAAAATCGGTAAAAATTGTATAATTGTTGCACAATGTGGAATTGCTGGAAGTAGTAGTCTAGGCGACGATGTCATCATGGCTGGCCAATGTGGAGTTGTTGACCATGGAAAAATTGGGAATCGTGTCCGTTTAGCTGCACGAACTGGAGTTGTCAATTCGATACCTGATGATCAAATGGTTTCAGGCTTCCCTGCTCAGGACCATAAAATTGAAATGAAAGAGAAGGTGCTATTACGGAAATTACCGGATTTATGGCAAAGGATCAAGAATTTGGAAAAAAAAGTGTTCAAATCTTAA
- the lpxC gene encoding UDP-3-O-(3-hydroxymyristoyl) N-acetylglucosamine deacetylase: MAKDQEFGKKSVQILISSKKQKTISRSFSIVGKGLHYGRDTRVEVHPAKVDQGIVFQVFQNHIDRIIPAHFNHLHSGNRNSTLTKEGISLSTVEHFLAAAWGADVDNLLVKVEGEELPAGEGSCSLWVENLNRVGYEEQKLNRAYFQIQEILEVSNRGRYLFALPSDFFKVTYFLDYFCGSTFALCVTFSDNEGGFCQIAKARTFAFKDDVQQIIHAGLGKGVRESALILNEKGQSDKKFNIEGEPAYHKIIDLIGDLMLIGHRVVGHFIGIRSGHSMNHQMVKLIARKARLFNE; the protein is encoded by the coding sequence ATGGCAAAGGATCAAGAATTTGGAAAAAAAAGTGTTCAAATCTTAATTTCTTCAAAAAAGCAAAAAACTATTTCTCGTTCTTTTTCAATTGTTGGGAAGGGATTGCACTATGGCAGAGATACACGAGTTGAGGTTCACCCCGCAAAAGTTGATCAGGGAATAGTATTCCAGGTTTTTCAGAACCACATTGACCGAATAATCCCTGCCCATTTTAATCATCTTCATTCCGGTAATCGAAATTCAACACTAACCAAAGAAGGTATTTCTCTTTCAACGGTAGAGCATTTTTTAGCGGCAGCTTGGGGTGCGGATGTAGATAATCTACTGGTTAAAGTTGAGGGTGAAGAGCTCCCAGCTGGAGAAGGAAGTTGTTCGCTTTGGGTAGAAAATTTGAATCGAGTTGGTTATGAGGAACAAAAACTCAATCGAGCCTACTTTCAAATACAAGAGATACTTGAAGTAAGTAATCGTGGTCGGTATCTGTTTGCATTGCCAAGTGATTTTTTTAAAGTAACTTATTTTTTAGATTATTTTTGTGGGTCAACCTTCGCTCTTTGTGTGACTTTTTCCGATAACGAAGGAGGATTTTGCCAAATTGCTAAAGCACGAACCTTTGCTTTTAAGGATGATGTTCAACAGATAATCCATGCAGGTCTCGGAAAAGGAGTTAGAGAATCGGCCTTGATTCTCAATGAAAAGGGACAATCGGACAAAAAATTCAACATTGAAGGGGAACCGGCCTATCATAAAATTATTGATCTCATTGGCGATCTCATGTTGATTGGGCATCGAGTTGTAGGTCATTTTATCGGAATACGTTCAGGACATAGCATGAATCATCAGATGGTCAAACTGATAGCAAGGAAGGCGAGGTTATTTAATGAATAG
- the bamA gene encoding Outer membrane protein assembly factor BamA precursor, which produces MRYRPLEVILIGFILIFFLLAPVSQIACAQNGPPIVAIRVEGNTNINSQLILSAVSISLKETFNQEKIKSDIKSIFDLGYFTKVWVDTKQYPDGIELIFKVEENQILKGIEIQGNTQMTIDEIRSAMILVPGQVMNWKILQNDLDRIKALYSNNGYMITAVDGTDFSTDGILKFTLHEGIIEQIKIEGTEKTKDYVIIRELSFETPTKFDFSEIKKSMRAVYNLGFFDDISMKIEPGSDSNQVIIVIKVIEKLTGEAGLGVGYNTEDGWLGFVRYQESNFGGNAQKLELRYEFGSRTLYRLYFEEPWLFDTPTYFSLSVYDQIRERKNREEGEIIGRYEEERVGGQVSFGRRFSDYWRWRLSYKTENIKITALEGEVPNRGGITNSLTPMIIYDSRDDVFNPHSGWYGIAQAEIAGRFLGGDNNYNKYILDLRNYIDTGQDTVLALRLMGGIADTTLPEYEKFTVGGVNTLRGYDLAEFEGEQMLVFNAEYRWDIADNTQLVVFGDAGYAWALDEPIRLDDIKFGYGVGLRFDTPLGPIRLDYGLGEEGGQTYFSIGQTF; this is translated from the coding sequence ATGAGATATCGTCCATTAGAGGTGATTTTGATCGGTTTTATTCTCATCTTTTTTCTTTTAGCTCCAGTAAGTCAAATAGCATGCGCGCAAAATGGTCCTCCCATAGTAGCCATACGTGTTGAGGGTAATACTAATATCAATAGCCAGCTCATTTTATCGGCAGTTTCAATATCCCTCAAAGAAACATTCAATCAAGAAAAAATTAAAAGTGATATTAAGTCGATATTTGATCTTGGTTATTTTACTAAAGTTTGGGTTGATACCAAGCAATATCCAGATGGAATCGAGCTCATATTTAAAGTTGAAGAAAATCAAATTCTAAAGGGGATTGAAATCCAGGGGAACACCCAAATGACCATTGATGAAATTCGCTCGGCGATGATTTTAGTCCCTGGTCAGGTCATGAATTGGAAGATATTGCAAAACGATTTAGACCGAATAAAAGCCTTGTATAGCAATAATGGTTATATGATCACTGCAGTAGATGGTACAGATTTTTCTACGGATGGCATTTTAAAATTCACTCTTCATGAAGGTATTATTGAACAAATTAAAATTGAAGGAACCGAGAAGACCAAAGATTATGTTATTATTCGTGAATTATCTTTCGAAACCCCAACCAAGTTTGACTTTTCTGAAATCAAGAAAAGCATGAGGGCAGTTTATAACTTAGGTTTTTTTGATGATATTAGTATGAAAATTGAACCTGGTAGTGATTCTAATCAAGTAATTATAGTTATAAAAGTGATTGAAAAATTAACCGGTGAAGCAGGTTTGGGGGTCGGATATAACACCGAAGATGGATGGTTGGGTTTTGTTCGATACCAAGAAAGTAATTTTGGTGGAAATGCCCAGAAACTGGAACTTCGGTATGAATTTGGATCAAGGACTTTATATCGGCTCTATTTTGAAGAACCTTGGCTTTTTGATACACCAACTTACTTTTCTCTCTCAGTCTATGATCAAATACGTGAGAGAAAAAATCGGGAAGAAGGAGAAATTATTGGTCGTTATGAAGAAGAAAGAGTTGGTGGCCAAGTTTCTTTTGGAAGGAGATTTTCTGATTATTGGAGGTGGAGACTAAGCTACAAAACTGAAAATATAAAGATCACTGCTTTGGAAGGAGAAGTTCCTAATCGAGGAGGTATTACCAATTCTCTTACCCCAATGATCATTTATGATTCTCGAGATGATGTTTTTAATCCTCATAGTGGATGGTATGGAATTGCTCAAGCAGAAATTGCCGGTCGATTTTTAGGTGGAGATAATAATTATAATAAATATATTTTGGATTTGAGAAATTATATCGATACTGGCCAGGATACTGTTCTTGCCCTTCGTTTGATGGGAGGTATTGCTGATACAACTCTTCCCGAGTATGAAAAGTTCACGGTTGGTGGAGTAAATACCCTACGAGGGTATGACCTTGCTGAATTTGAAGGCGAACAGATGCTGGTTTTTAATGCTGAATACCGTTGGGATATTGCTGATAATACTCAATTGGTCGTTTTTGGTGATGCTGGTTATGCCTGGGCTTTGGATGAACCAATTCGACTTGATGACATTAAATTTGGTTATGGAGTTGGTTTGCGATTCGATACACCCCTTGGACCAATACGCTTAGATTATGGTTTAGGCGAAGAAGGGGGACAAACTTACTTTAGTATTGGTCAAACTTTTTAA
- a CDS encoding Outer membrane protein (OmpH-like), which translates to MKKQVLFIGLLVVMSLLLVGNFSWAATTSQNIGLIDVEKLFNAHPNTQKIIDLERQFVEEKQKRQQDLNEKGKGKTREEVRELEDQMNIEWAPVGEEMLKQRQELINQRYSDVIDSIKAVAESMKLSLVIRTQIRVPVSQNEAVDMPVVLYGGTDITDKVIEKLKTLNN; encoded by the coding sequence ATGAAAAAGCAGGTACTATTCATTGGATTACTGGTGGTTATGTCGCTTCTTTTGGTGGGAAATTTTTCCTGGGCGGCAACAACCTCCCAAAATATAGGTCTCATTGATGTGGAGAAATTGTTTAATGCTCATCCGAATACCCAGAAAATCATTGATTTGGAAAGGCAATTTGTTGAAGAAAAGCAGAAAAGGCAACAAGACCTTAACGAGAAAGGGAAAGGAAAAACCAGGGAAGAGGTTCGTGAATTAGAAGATCAAATGAATATAGAATGGGCTCCGGTTGGAGAAGAAATGCTAAAACAAAGACAAGAGCTGATTAATCAGAGATATAGTGATGTGATTGACTCAATAAAAGCAGTTGCTGAATCGATGAAACTCTCTTTAGTGATTCGAACTCAAATTCGAGTTCCGGTCAGCCAGAATGAAGCAGTTGACATGCCAGTTGTTCTATATGGTGGGACTGATATCACCGATAAAGTTATTGAAAAATTGAAGACTCTAAACAATTAA
- the lpxA gene encoding Acyl-(acyl-carrier-protein)--UDP-N-acetylglucosamine O-acyltransferase produces the protein MNRDIRAIIEEGAIIAEGVQVGPYAIIGKDVTIGEGTTIGSGVILEGRVHIGSKCMIGHHTVIGTPPQDLSYQGEETEVWIGDETVIREFSTIHRATGKGNETRIGRKCYIMSYCHIAHNCRVGNEVTMANNASLAGYVEVNDMATLSGFVGVHQFVRIGKLTMLGGLSKIVMDIPPFTLADGHPARLFGLNVVGLKRRGYSKEERDQIKKIYTIIFERHGNLPELLDNIQRDFTGEYVAEIINFFSQGRRGITRFIKEKRLNDVY, from the coding sequence ATGAATAGAGATATAAGAGCGATCATCGAAGAAGGAGCGATTATTGCCGAAGGTGTTCAGGTTGGACCCTATGCAATCATTGGGAAAGACGTCACGATTGGTGAGGGGACTACGATTGGTAGTGGAGTTATATTGGAAGGAAGGGTACATATCGGATCGAAGTGTATGATAGGACATCATACTGTAATTGGCACACCTCCTCAAGACCTCTCCTATCAAGGCGAGGAAACTGAGGTTTGGATAGGGGATGAGACGGTTATTCGTGAATTTTCTACGATACATAGGGCAACTGGGAAAGGGAATGAAACCCGAATCGGAAGAAAGTGCTATATAATGTCCTATTGTCACATAGCCCATAATTGTCGAGTAGGAAATGAGGTAACCATGGCAAATAACGCTTCATTAGCTGGGTATGTTGAAGTGAATGATATGGCAACTTTAAGTGGATTTGTGGGAGTTCACCAGTTTGTTCGAATTGGTAAGCTCACCATGTTGGGTGGTTTATCGAAAATTGTCATGGATATCCCCCCATTTACTCTTGCTGATGGGCACCCAGCTCGTCTTTTTGGTCTCAATGTTGTTGGATTGAAAAGGCGTGGTTATTCAAAAGAGGAAAGAGATCAGATAAAAAAGATCTATACAATAATATTTGAAAGGCATGGAAATCTACCCGAGCTTCTCGATAATATTCAAAGAGATTTTACCGGTGAATATGTTGCAGAAATAATAAACTTTTTTTCTCAAGGTCGCCGAGGTATCACTCGATTTATTAAAGAGAAACGGCTAAACGATGTTTATTAA